GGAGGGAATGAATGGAGAACATAACATGGGGAAAAGGTTTACCTTCTGTTCTGAGATTTCTGATTGGTGGTAGACAAAGAACTGCAGAACACTGACTCtagcttgcttgcttttgcaagtggttttctctcttccatGATCAAATCTTGTGCTGTCCCAGACACTGtgctcttttctgctttcattacatttttctgaacactactcttttcttttattgaagaaaaattattaactgctgctacttttttcttcttttttacttttccaatGAAGAAGTCATCATTGCTGTCACTGTCAGAGTCTGATGACTCATTATAAAACCTCTCTTCAGTACTATCATCAAAGTATTCCTTTTCATTGGGATGCTCTTGGTCACTATCatcaattatttcatttatttcatttaatttgttcatactcatattttctttccttttttgatagtcaggtttcttttctgttttgttttgagtaACTGTTTGCATTTCTGGAACACACACTCTCTCCACTTCCAGAGTTTTCTGTTCAGATTCACTCTCACAGAGCTCTTCGACCACCTTGTCAGTTTCTACTTTCATgcctgattttgttttgctttcacatCCTTGCTGTTTTTGAGGCCGCTTATACGTTTGGTCATCCAAGCTGTTATTGTAATGTTGTGCTGATTTAGGCTGTTCTTCTGACTGATCCTTTTTCATAGGAGTGTCTTTGTCTGGGGTCTTTCTTGCATCCTTAAACTCTTTAACAGCAGCTGTACAAGgggcagaaaaatattttgttgcagCTACATATGAATTTATGtaagttatttttatataataaaacatttttgtaatttctatGTATTGTATTGAGCATATTTTGAATGTCCTTATGAAGTATTTACCAAACACATGGGACAAGAGATACCTTAGAATACAGTATCAacaaaagtgaaggaaaaaccctgaaaatatTATCAATAAATATACTATGAAATTTGGATTAAACCAGAACTTCTCATTCAAAAATAATCTGCAGCTGATAATCATGTTCACTTAGGGCACTACTTTGTGTGTAAAATTCCAAACTAATATTAATTAGTTCATATATAATTAAATGCGTATTTGATATGCTCTGTTATTAATGAAGTAACTTTGTGACATTACTACTAATACTTTATccttttaaacattaattttaggTGGAAAATTCCAATTTCAAGAGAACAAGAGAAATCCTACAGAACCAGGAAAGATACCCTAAGGATTCTGAGGACAGTTTTCAGGGAAAATTAAGAAAGTGATTTGTAAAACCTTTTAGATGCCTTTGAAAAGCCAGTCGAAATGATCCATTTATGTTCctttttaatttagaaacatTCCATTACATCTATTTGATTTTTAGAATTCCTGTTATAAGCTCTGTTTGTTCAACACCCTATATTAAATAAATGTCATGTTGTATACTGTCACATATAAACCCATATAAATGGTTTGAAGATTATGGCTTGGTTCACTACAGCTAGTTAGGCTAATTAGAGAAGCTTTTAGTTTTTGTGGGCTTTTTACTGTTGTTCATGTCAGAAATATACATTAACAAGGTAATAGACCAGTAAGctatagataaaaaaaaaaaaaaatcaataaaatgttTCATACCTTTAAGTTCAACAAATCTGGGCTTCAAGGTGGGATGTGTTGCAAGTCTTGCCATGGCTCGCTCAGCTGCAGTACAGTTTGGCTGCACAAGAAATATTCAAAGGCATGAAGTCAACAGAACAGTCAATCTACACAGGTCTGTGTCAGTTATGCTACAACGCATACTAATGTGATTCTCACTAGGAACAAGAGGAAAGCTTATGACACTAACAAgtatttcattttccatgtaTTACCATCATTCTAAATGCATTAAAATCTGGCTGCCTAAACACTGACAGAAACATGGCAGATGAACAACATGTGATATTTCTCAGGTACTGAATAGGGATAACatgatttctgttttctttaaagcataACAGACACATCATTCACTGATTTTATATTTACTATTTCATAtaagagcaaagaaaattaatgaactCACTGAATAAAGAACATCATACTGGTAGAAGGCATTCTGCTTGAAGGAATGCAACAGCTTGCAAGAATTATAGTATTGATCCCATAAAAGATGGCAAAATGACATAACATGACATTGAAGGAATACCACTGAAAACCAGTGGTAGGAAAACCACTGAAAGGCAAGGTCTAATTTGACCATAAAGACAAATAACCTTAAATTTGACGTGGTAGAATACTGGAACTCTGCAAACTGACTCAAACAAGAAATATGATCTTCttgcttaaataaaaaaaaaaaaaaaaaaagagagaaaagaaggaattgaTTCTTTTCTGACTTCTTTTTGCTACTGGAAATCACAGGTATGACACATTGTAAAAGGTCTCATTTTCAGGTTCTTGTCATCACTctgcttgaaaaacaaaatgaatggTATCTAAGACTTTTCCAAAGACAGCTGTcttctgttctgatttttttaatgtgtgattgtttgtttgtttgtttccttttttcttatcttcttttttgaaaggaggaaaagtagCTCCAACGGATTTGTAAAACACACCTTTATCAGGAAGATTTCTTAAAGCCTGCAGTGGAATTCTCTGGAAGAGAGTGGAAAAGACATACAAAAGACATACCTTTTTCTCTTACTCCTGGTGGTATTGCAATGGATTTATATTCAAATTGTGTCTGTGATTTCAGTTTTGTGCTATGGAAATATCACAGCAGAAGCCACCAGAATCAACAGAGGGTGATATTCATAAAGAACCAGACAAGTGCCCTGTGACCCAAACTAAGCTGATTTTGGTGCCATCAACTCAACAGAGCACGCTGCCTCTCCTGTCCTAAGCAATCACCACAGCAGATGGAGCCCAAGCCACAGGTGTTACTTGGTATATAACAATGAGTAGAAGTGGTACTGGCTCTCTCCTGGGATGGAGTTAACATGCTTCATAGTAGACAAAatggtgctgtgctttggatttgtgaCTAAAACATTTTAGAGCTGGTAACGCATCAGTGTTTTAGTTACTGCTGGGCAGTGTTTGCAAAGCATCAAGGCCTTCTCTGTTTCTTGCTCTGCCCCTACCACAGGTAAGGAACACCCCTGGTACAGCTGATCCACATGGACCAAGAGGATATCAAGTCCTTTTCAAGTCATGCTTAGCAATAAAAGCTTGAGGTAACAAAAAGGTATGGGGAGACGTTTGTGGTTATGACATTTATCTTCCCAAGTAGCCATTATATGAAGTGAAGCACTGCTCTCTGGGATGTGGCTAAAGATCTGTCTGCCGATGGGAAGTGCTGAATaaattccttcttctccttttcttgcacatacagctttgctttcttccttgaATGTCTTTATCTTAAGATAGAAGTTTTTCTGACTTCTGCACTTGGGATGCTCTCCCCATCCCACAAGGGTAGGGTGAGTGATCAGCTGCTGGGTGCTTAGTTGCTGGCTAGGGTCAAACCACCACGACACACACGATACCCAATACATCAGCAATTCACACTTAAAGCAGCTGACGTGATCCAGGTAAGACTGCTCAGTAGTGAATGTTACTTGTTTGCATGTCcattttcttccagcagaaCGATCTGACTATAAACAGTTACATAGCCATTGCATAAAGAGAGATGAGACACTTCCCATGAgtcacagtgctgtgctctgaagGAAACAGAGCAAAAGGCGGCACTAAAAATACACCAGAGTCAGTATTTCTAAATGCAGAAACATTTAATTGGTTTGTCAGCCATAGATCTTCTTCCTCAACCAGTGGAAAGCAAATGCCATTTTGTAATTCTTTTGCCATAGTTTTAGAGCTTATAAAATATGACTCTGTGGTCAGCCATATTTCAAGTTTGAAGTGTAGAGCATCTGGGAATTCTAGTACTTTCCCCTCAAGTCTCTGCTACATTATTTCTTCAGGTcaagagaaactggaaaaatgttCTCTCTGAAGACCGTCTACAAAACTATGAACACTGGCCAGAGGGGACAGGTCAAAAGATGGGTTCATTTCCAAGGGCCACAAACTGGCTTATTTCCAGGCTAGTTTAGCTCTAAGAActtgaaatctgaattttgatTCCCATGTGACAGTGCTGCATGCTGCCACCAGATTCTTAGGACAGAGAGCTCACATTTTTGAAGATTATATGGTATTTTCTTTGGAGATTTTCCTATAGCTGGAAAATCTATTTCTGAACTTAATTAATACACTTTTCCCCTCAGCTACTTCCTGTGGGTTTTGAAAGAATATACCATGAcgttcagaaagcagcagcagcagcttctgtgcAACATCTGGTGTCTTTTAATTCAAGTATTTATAGAAAGGCTTTAAGCATATATAGGCCAATCCATATGGAataactacatttttttccttggagcAAAATACTTCACAAACACTACTCACACTGATAGCCACCAGTTAACAAACACACAATACGATATTCACATTCTctcaaatttctcatttttctgtgtatgggttttttggttttgctttggtttgggtttttttttttttttttggcacagcCCATGCTCAATTTATTTTCCCTCAAGTATTTTCCAgtatataaaacattttagaaatacagacaatacagaaaaaaaacttaacAAGGAAATGCCAACTGTCAAAGAAATGCCAACTGTCTTTACAATCAAGAACACTTTCCCCCCTTCTTGTATTATTTTGCACTACTTATTTTTTATGCAAGAATGTGCTAGTACTTTCTACAGGAACATTCTTCCTCCTTCAGTGTGCAACCGAGGCGCTGGGAAGTGAACAAAGCAACAGAGCAGTGTACAGTCACACTTTGCAGTGAGAAATTTTAGAGTTACTGTGCTGGTTGAGGCTGGGGTAGAGCTAATTTCCTTCACAGAGGCCAGTATGGGGCTGTGTGttagatttgtgctgaacacagggttgataatacaATGTTTTTGCTATTGCTCAGCAGGGCTTACACATAACCAAGacctttcctgctgtttgtaCTGCCACACTGGTGAGGAAGGCACGGGAGGTTGGagggagacacagctgggacaagTGGctccaactgaccaaagggatatttcaGAGCATCTGACATCATAGTCAGTACATGACATGGGGGGTAAAAAGAGGAATGAaggggacatttggagtgatggtgtttgtttCCAAGTCACTGCCACATCTGATAgggtcctgctctcctggagatgacTGAACCCCTGATTGGCATAGGAAGCCTGCattcattccttgttttgccTTGCTAttgtgcacagcttttgctttctctattaaactgtctttatctcagctTGTGAATTTTATAGCTTTTatccttccaattctctccctgatcctgctggtgcagaagtgagtgagcagctgcctggcacTTGCTGTTGGCTACAGTTAAACCACCTGAAGACAGTCTACTCTATCTTGgtaaataatgcattttttctgtaaataatataaaaaacatCTATTATCAAACACACATGTAAGCCCCACATAAGAGACAAACTTGGCAAATAGTGGCAATGACTGTGAAGAGAATGGGCATTACAAACTTGTGAAGATAAAAGCAGATTCACAATCCAAGTTTTGAGATTCACAATGCAAGTTTAGAAGCATATTCTGCTGTAAGGACAACTAGAGTTTAACCAGGTCGAGGATGCTACCAAACTGGTAATGCTTTGTGGCTCTGCATCAGTCATTAGTCACTTATTTAAAACAATGACATTCAAATGGAGACATAAGACACCCCACTGGGAAGTAAGCAGTACATGGAAAAAACATGCTTTAGAAACCAACCTTGGAGAATGTTATACAAGTTTCTAAACTATCTAGAAGTGGAGTTTAATTTCATATGTTAACAACACCTTGAATttaagaaggaggaaaaaaaaaaaagtcaatactAACTAGAGAAAGGATAGAAAAGGTAACACCCAATTCTGGGCCAAAGAAGATGTCATTGCAATACCCTTTCTTAGCAGCTTGGGAGAAGACTGCTCtattaaaaaacagcaaaaaccaaccaaacaaacagaaaacctgTTAATACACACATTCTTTACAAAACTCTAACTAGTTACAGCTGTCCTTCATAACAGCAAACGTGATTAATGTGAAATCACAGGGTGATTGAAGATGCCAAATCATGGCTGCCACCCAAGTCTATACCATGACCTCATACTACTTTGGAACAAGACTTTGAACAAGAAAGAAGTTACTTTCTGACTGTGAAACTTAGCTAGTTCTCTCTCTTGCTTTATGTCTAAGGCATACAGCATGTGATTTGTGGCCTCAGACATGGTGAAGATTTTGGTATGGGAAGCAAGTGTTTAATGGTATCACTCATGGCAGCATTGCTATCTCAGGTCCTGACAGCAAGGGGTTGGTAGTTGATTGTGTCTCACATTAATGATGACAAATGATCACAAATCTGCCAAAACCTCTCACTTTTATAATAATCTACTACTTTGTTTTCACTCAAGCTTTAACTATTTTCAACATAACACCAAAATGATCGTACAGGTGTTATAAAGTAGCAGTTATAAAAGCTTAATAGCATGACAGATGAGAAGTTCTTAAGGAAATCAATTCTTTATGGATCTCAGGAAATTGTCCAAGtttcagtagattttttttttaattggacaATATACAGTTTTTAAAGTAGGCTGATGAAAAATTTTCATTAGAAGATAAAAAACATGTCTTAACAGATCTAAAACCTTTGCAAAAACTCATCAAGACAATATTCTGTGATAGAACTACAGAATTAAAACTGAACAATTTCTTACAAAACAAATACACAAGAAAACTTGCTTATTATTCTTTTCAATGCTTGCCACAGCTTATATTAATttacattgttttcttttatcatGGTAATTCAAGCATGGAAGTATTTGGATATTTACTTTATCTTGAAAACCATGGTGGGTCAACATCGGCTGGGTGCTAGGTGACCAGTGAGCTGTTTTCATTGCTCCCCTCCTCAGCAGAACAAGGGAGAGAAATACAATGAAAGATTCATGGAAAGATTCATGAGTTGAGATATGGACAGGCAGAGATCACTAACCAAGTACCACAAcgggcaaaacagactcagcttGGGGAAGTAATAATTTATTGCCCATGATATAAGAATAGGGTAACGAGatctaaaaattaaatcttaaaCACCTTCTCTCCACTCCTCCCTTCTTTCCAGGCTCAATTTCACTTGCCATTTTCTCTACCTCCTCCACCCCAGTGGCACAGGGAGATAGGGAATGGGGGGCTTTTCACACATTGTCACTGCTGCACCCTcctcagctccagtgcctgaagcacctcctccccttctTCTTCATGGCTATTTCTCCCATATattctcctctcttccctgtTTGCAATTGCTCCTGTgcattccccccccccattccTTTTTAACtctgttatcccagaggtgctgccaccATCACTGaagggctcagccttggccagtggtggGTCCGTCCTGGAGCTGGATGGCATTGGCTCCATCAGACACAGGGCAAGCTTCTGGCcccttctcacagaagccagcCCTATAGCCCACCCATTTACCAGAAtcttgccatgcaaacccagCATAAAACATTATGAAGAGCATTATGAAACTGAAGACATGGTAATATGCACAATTGTTTTGCTCATATGTAAAACTGCACAGAGTAGAAGGCAGAAGTCTTAAAAATCTATCTGAGCttgggctgccagcagcagcactgactcAACTCATCACTGCCTACCACAGACTCTTGAATCCAGCACCAGAGAACAGCATGAGAGTCTTCTAAATACTATCAAGGTACTTACActtgctgtaattttatttgaatgtcTGGACCAAATAGATTTGGGACAGACATTCATTTGGTCCAACAGAATGTCTTTTCCCAATAGATTTGTTCacttcaattaatttttttccacattaagTTTGTCTTGtcttgttttttggtttgtcttTTATCAAAAAGAAATCTGATGTATAAACATGTTTCTATcattcctcctcttcttttaaaataagattccAAATAGTTAATTGATTCAAACAAAAATAGATTATTTGCTGTTATTTACTATGATAAAAAGTACCTACTATCTAAGCATTTTAAGATGTTCACATGTTAATATGAGTATTAATGGGTCAACAGAGTTCCTTTGGACTAACCTGTCACAATTAATTGAGGCAGGCAAAGAAGTGTGAAgtaaatgcttatttttcagattcagaAATGGTCAAAGAAAAGTGTAGTCTTTCATCCCAAACTACCAGAGTGATCTACAGCAGAGCTTGGCATAAACCCCAGACCTGCCCAAGTACAAATTATGTACTTAATCTTCTacacttctttcctttttctctttatgcAAAAAACCAATTCCTATgattttttcaagaaataaaagtcagaagaaaaaagtcaagATTAAAGTAGGCATGGATTCTTGATTATTTCCTTATGGAGAACAGGGTCAACTCTAGGTGTAAGTAGAAACAGCAAGAttgtgagaaaattaaaatgcttctaACTCATATTCATTTTTTCCAAGGCTAGTAAGGCTATGTGTCTATAATCATCTCAATTTGGCATCCCACACAAATAATgctcacattaaaaaaacaaacaaacaacttcTTAAGGTTATGAAAGAGTAGATAAAGTGAGCTCTGTGACAACTCCTTCCTGAGTTGTGATGGTCTAATTCTTACTAACACTGAAACCACTGCTAGCGTTTAATAAAACCTAGGAGAATGCTGATTATTTTATGCTGTAGAAAACTGTGGACAAATTCCAAGTGGAAAACAGTTGTGAAGGGAGCACTCCCTAAGTTAGAGtctaaaaaaattacataatttaAATTGTACATCCAGGACAATCAACTAGGATAAAATTCATGCAGTTCTGACTTATACAAATGTAAAATCAAATACGCAAAGTATAGCAGTATAAAATCTAcaagtttttgcttttttaaaatacatagcTTTCTATAAATACATGCCTTTCATATATTTTGACATTTGAACAATTGAGGCACAGTACTGCTATACAATATGGCACCTTGCCAAAATGCATGAACAATTTTGGGAGAGAGCATAGatggaacaaaaaaacccccacccaaaccccacataagaaaaacatgcaaacatTCCAACCCAAAAAGGCAAGAGACAATCATACTGAGAGATTAAACTGTAAAgcaaagtaaaatgaaatagaggccctgaaagaaaatatgtacTTCAGGgggaacagaaataaaatacatcttgGAAACAGGCAGTAGCTGTGAGAAAGAGAAAGTTCTTTGCCACAAAATTCACATAGTcttaagagaagaaaatgaaatttggaGAAAATATCATCAACAAATTACTTGGACACCAACTATGTATCAGATCTGAAACCACAACTGACTTCCACAAAAAAGTGAAGTTGAGATAATTTCTTGTAATTTGCCATCTTGAATGAGGGTCTGAAAAAGTTTATAAAACAGGCAGTTGTTTATTAACTCTGAATAGAGAGTTAAGCTAgataacataaaaaaataaatctgaaagaacaatttttttagaaaaatatttaaaatttattatttatttgttatagAAAAGAGAGCAGAAACACAAAGGACAGCAACAACACTCAGGCAGTGCTGTAAACACATCAGCAAACAGTTCTCTGACTTCACTTTAACCTGAATGCATCTGAACTCCCATGAGTCAGCTGTGTACCACGTGCTTGTCCAAAGATTGAGTGGAGCTCATGGTAGCAACTAAAATGGTGATACAGGGATGAGCTCTGTATTATTAAAACTGTTATACTGAACCACAAAGTTCAAAATATTCTATCTTGGACGAACCAAAGAAGTTTCAGAACTGAGATATTCATAACTCTCCCTATGACATCAATATGCTGACAAAACTCTGTATCCAACTA
This sequence is a window from Vidua chalybeata isolate OUT-0048 chromosome Z, bVidCha1 merged haplotype, whole genome shotgun sequence. Protein-coding genes within it:
- the SRFBP1 gene encoding serum response factor-binding protein 1 isoform X3, which gives rise to MRKDVKKARVLTIRRLTRHIGKLKLKKGSEDLKLKNQKRVERLIEEIHAMKEIKPDEVTRLALKTEVNFESVCKKPNCTAAERAMARLATHPTLKPRFVELKAAVKEFKDARKTPDKDTPMKKDQSEEQPKSAQHYNNSLDDQTYKRPQKQQGCESKTKSGMKVETDKVVEELCESESEQKTLEVERVCVPEMQTVTQNKTEKKPDYQKRKENMSMNKLNEINEIIDDSDQEHPNEKEYFDDSTEERFYNESSDSDSDSNDDFFIGKVKKKKKVAAVNNFSSIKEKSSVQKNVMKAEKSTVSGTAQDLIMEERKPLAKASKLESVFCSSLSTTNQKSQNRRNTKDQPLKKERTGFLKNETKLKKKPFVKASGGIKCNNNKASLEQPLHPSWEASRRRREQMSQITAFQGKKIKFDD
- the SRFBP1 gene encoding serum response factor-binding protein 1 isoform X1 yields the protein MAPVLNLNNEVVKMRKDVKKARVLTIRRLTRHIGKLKLKKGSEDLKLKNQKRVERLIEEIHAMKEIKPDEVTRLALKTEVNFESVCKKPNCTAAERAMARLATHPTLKPRFVELKAAVKEFKDARKTPDKDTPMKKDQSEEQPKSAQHYNNSLDDQTYKRPQKQQGCESKTKSGMKVETDKVVEELCESESEQKTLEVERVCVPEMQTVTQNKTEKKPDYQKRKENMSMNKLNEINEIIDDSDQEHPNEKEYFDDSTEERFYNESSDSDSDSNDDFFIGKVKKKKKVAAVNNFSSIKEKSSVQKNVMKAEKSTVSGTAQDLIMEERKPLAKASKLESVFCSSLSTTNQKSQNRRNTKDQPLKKERTGFLKNETKLKKKPFVKASGGIKCNNNKASLEQPLHPSWEASRRRREQMSQITAFQGKKIKFDD
- the SRFBP1 gene encoding serum response factor-binding protein 1 isoform X2; this encodes MGCEDEKRCEEGQSPHYSETNQTHWEIKIEKIDFTCRGSEDLKLKNQKRVERLIEEIHAMKEIKPDEVTRLALKTEVNFESVCKKPNCTAAERAMARLATHPTLKPRFVELKAAVKEFKDARKTPDKDTPMKKDQSEEQPKSAQHYNNSLDDQTYKRPQKQQGCESKTKSGMKVETDKVVEELCESESEQKTLEVERVCVPEMQTVTQNKTEKKPDYQKRKENMSMNKLNEINEIIDDSDQEHPNEKEYFDDSTEERFYNESSDSDSDSNDDFFIGKVKKKKKVAAVNNFSSIKEKSSVQKNVMKAEKSTVSGTAQDLIMEERKPLAKASKLESVFCSSLSTTNQKSQNRRNTKDQPLKKERTGFLKNETKLKKKPFVKASGGIKCNNNKASLEQPLHPSWEASRRRREQMSQITAFQGKKIKFDD